A stretch of the Candidatus Aquicultor sp. genome encodes the following:
- the hemH gene encoding ferrochelatase → MSGNKIGVMVMAFGGPDSLSAVGPFMERLMKGRKPGPELIERVKDKYQIIGGKSPLPGITKKQAIALEEELNRTCVEHGQFAAYVGMRYWHPFIEEAIEQMATDGITRAFAISMSPHDSRVSTGAYREEIERVLAEKNLNISIEMIRGMYNNPIFVDAVVEKITEALNRIPEDARDDVQVIFSAHSLPVAYIDGGDPYVDEINETIREVLRKTGSPNWRIAYQSKGSIPGEWLGPMMEDVLAEIAAEGHKRVLVVPIGFAADHVETLWDLDILHKGQAEDLGLLYERSGALNDSPRFMEALAQMVCTALRN, encoded by the coding sequence ATGAGCGGTAACAAAATAGGCGTTATGGTTATGGCGTTTGGCGGCCCGGATTCACTGAGTGCGGTCGGCCCGTTCATGGAACGGCTCATGAAGGGCAGAAAGCCCGGCCCCGAGCTTATCGAGCGTGTAAAAGATAAATACCAGATTATCGGTGGCAAGTCGCCGCTTCCCGGGATTACAAAGAAGCAAGCGATAGCGCTCGAGGAAGAACTAAACCGCACATGTGTTGAGCATGGGCAGTTTGCCGCTTATGTCGGTATGCGCTACTGGCACCCCTTTATCGAAGAGGCAATCGAGCAGATGGCGACAGATGGGATTACCCGTGCGTTTGCAATCAGTATGTCGCCGCACGATTCTCGCGTGAGCACCGGTGCGTATCGTGAGGAGATCGAGCGCGTTCTCGCTGAAAAGAATCTTAATATCTCAATTGAGATGATTCGGGGAATGTATAACAACCCGATCTTTGTCGACGCGGTTGTGGAAAAGATTACCGAAGCGCTGAATAGAATTCCCGAGGATGCGCGCGACGATGTGCAGGTAATCTTTAGCGCCCACAGCTTGCCGGTTGCCTATATCGATGGCGGTGACCCGTACGTCGATGAAATTAACGAGACCATCCGGGAAGTCCTGAGGAAAACAGGGTCGCCCAACTGGCGAATTGCGTATCAGAGTAAAGGAAGCATTCCCGGTGAGTGGCTGGGGCCGATGATGGAGGATGTGCTTGCGGAAATTGCCGCTGAAGGGCATAAACGCGTGCTCGTCGTACCGATCGGTTTTGCAGCGGACCATGTTGAGACACTGTGGGACCTCGATATCCTGCACAAAGGCCAAGCTGAGGACCTCGGATTACTATATGAGCGCTCCGGTGCGCTCAACGATTCACCCCGGTTTATGGAGGCGCTCGCACAGATGGTATGCACAGCACTTCGTAATTAG
- a CDS encoding DNA polymerase ligase N-terminal domain-containing protein, translating into MILAADAAVVCGRFCVYNVNMALEEYKEKRSFDKTPEPPAEQGAEWRRRFVVQEHNASHHHFDFRLELPADYLTSDEPTGPIVLKSWAVPKGVSSEKGVKRLAVAVEDHPISYIDFAGTIPEGQYGAGTVAIWDSGTFEVVQKKSSSLKIALHGTKLSGEYHLVYTTRGKGNEWLIFK; encoded by the coding sequence GTGATTCTTGCAGCCGATGCAGCGGTGGTATGCGGGCGGTTCTGTGTGTATAATGTCAACATGGCGTTAGAAGAGTACAAGGAAAAGCGTTCTTTTGACAAAACGCCCGAACCACCTGCCGAGCAAGGGGCGGAATGGCGGCGGCGTTTTGTCGTACAGGAACATAACGCAAGCCACCATCACTTCGATTTTCGGCTTGAACTTCCGGCCGATTATCTTACATCGGATGAGCCGACCGGGCCCATAGTGCTTAAGAGCTGGGCCGTACCAAAAGGGGTCTCAAGTGAGAAAGGCGTTAAACGCCTGGCGGTTGCGGTCGAGGATCATCCGATAAGCTATATCGATTTTGCGGGCACCATTCCTGAGGGCCAATACGGCGCCGGCACAGTTGCAATCTGGGATAGCGGTACCTTTGAAGTCGTGCAGAAGAAGTCGTCAAGCCTCAAAATTGCGCTCCATGGCACAAAACTATCGGGCGAGTACCACCTCGTTTATACTACCCGCGGTAAGGGCAATGAGTGGTTGATATTCAAGTAG
- the hemG gene encoding protoporphyrinogen oxidase, with protein sequence MKKVAIVGGGVTGLAAAYSISKAIDAGADLDYIVLEKDQRFGGKIMTVRTDDGYVIEGGPDCFVSTKPQIFELAKQLGFEERFICSNDELKKTYILADKKLREMPDGLMMMVPTKILPFITTDLFTWPGKIRMAMDLVIPKKKEPGDETLASFVTRRLGREALDRIAEPLVAGIHAGDPDTMSLEATFPNFLEMEQNYGSMIRGMLASRKAQMSASKKAQADAPSDKPRPKRTFFMTFKGGMLDLIDVLVKALDKDKIVKGAEVKSIDEVKGANGQTSYKLIMADGATIEADAVILASPANSSGNLVRSVDSQMADVLTEIPQVSSATVTMAFRTKDLKHDLKGFGFVVPSVEGRNIMATTWSSSKWSYRAPDGEHAIIRAFVGGAKAQEKAFMSDDEMKAAVRAELKDILGIDAEPIHTWIFRWPNGMPQYTTGHMDRVNKIDERMAEHPGLYLAGGSYRGVGVPDCVASGTKSAESAVLYLAGVAEPAVV encoded by the coding sequence ATGAAAAAGGTGGCAATTGTCGGTGGAGGGGTAACTGGTTTAGCAGCAGCCTACTCCATAAGTAAGGCCATCGATGCCGGGGCCGATCTCGATTACATCGTCCTCGAAAAAGACCAGAGGTTTGGCGGCAAGATCATGACCGTGCGCACCGATGACGGGTATGTCATCGAAGGCGGCCCGGATTGCTTCGTCTCAACAAAACCACAAATATTTGAGCTCGCCAAGCAGCTCGGTTTCGAGGAGCGTTTCATTTGCAGCAACGATGAGCTTAAAAAAACCTACATTCTCGCCGACAAGAAGCTTCGCGAAATGCCCGACGGTTTGATGATGATGGTTCCGACCAAAATTCTGCCGTTTATAACAACCGATCTGTTTACCTGGCCCGGCAAGATACGTATGGCCATGGACCTTGTTATCCCGAAGAAGAAAGAGCCCGGCGACGAGACACTGGCGAGTTTCGTAACCCGTCGTCTCGGGCGAGAAGCGCTCGATAGGATTGCGGAGCCGCTTGTTGCAGGCATTCATGCCGGTGACCCGGACACGATGAGCCTCGAGGCTACCTTCCCGAATTTTCTCGAGATGGAGCAAAACTACGGAAGCATGATTCGCGGTATGCTTGCCAGCCGTAAAGCGCAGATGAGCGCCAGCAAGAAAGCGCAAGCTGATGCACCGTCCGACAAACCCCGTCCCAAACGCACGTTTTTCATGACGTTTAAAGGCGGGATGCTTGACCTGATCGATGTGTTAGTAAAAGCACTCGATAAAGATAAAATCGTAAAAGGCGCCGAGGTAAAGTCGATCGACGAGGTGAAGGGCGCAAACGGGCAGACCAGCTATAAGCTTATCATGGCGGATGGCGCGACCATCGAAGCGGATGCGGTAATTCTCGCCTCACCGGCGAACAGCTCCGGCAATCTTGTTCGCAGTGTCGATTCACAGATGGCCGATGTACTTACCGAGATCCCGCAGGTATCATCGGCAACCGTTACTATGGCGTTCCGCACAAAAGATCTCAAGCACGACTTGAAAGGCTTCGGCTTTGTCGTACCTTCGGTCGAGGGGCGAAATATTATGGCCACAACCTGGAGTTCAAGCAAGTGGAGCTATAGAGCGCCCGATGGTGAGCATGCGATTATACGCGCGTTTGTCGGTGGCGCCAAAGCACAAGAAAAAGCTTTTATGTCGGATGATGAGATGAAAGCGGCCGTACGCGCCGAGCTAAAAGATATCCTTGGTATCGACGCCGAGCCGATTCATACCTGGATATTCCGCTGGCCCAATGGAATGCCGCAATACACCACAGGCCACATGGATAGGGTGAATAAAATCGATGAACGGATGGCCGAACATCCCGGCTTATACCTGGCGGGCGGCTCGTACCGTGGCGTTGGTGTGCCCGATTGTGTTGCTTCCGGTACGAAATCCGCTGAATCAGCTGTTCTGTACCTTGCAGGTGTTGCCGAACCGGCTGTGGTATAA
- a CDS encoding response regulator transcription factor, translating into MPSIKVLIIDDYALLRAALRMVLGSEEDISVVGETFVGDEACSIIRERMPDVAFLNLLKPSIEASNIIRKARKSSTGTRFIAFVDGDSLEARRAFFDLKIAGLLQIDSGPEEIKLAVRNVFKGGTYVDSRVAQLLFDKMVIRKDNVLSARQIQVLKMIADGFTNKRISAELGISQDTVKTHVRVILKKLNAADRAQAVAKAYDLDILTTNAC; encoded by the coding sequence ATGCCTTCAATTAAGGTTCTAATAATAGATGACTACGCGCTGCTAAGGGCGGCTCTGAGGATGGTACTTGGTTCTGAAGAAGATATTTCAGTTGTCGGCGAAACGTTTGTAGGTGATGAAGCATGCAGTATTATTAGAGAACGAATGCCAGATGTAGCGTTTCTAAATCTGCTAAAGCCAAGTATTGAAGCATCTAATATCATCAGAAAAGCCAGGAAGAGCAGTACCGGTACGCGTTTCATCGCATTTGTCGATGGCGATTCCCTGGAGGCACGCCGTGCCTTCTTTGACCTTAAGATAGCCGGTTTGTTACAGATTGATTCGGGTCCCGAAGAGATAAAGCTTGCGGTGAGAAATGTCTTCAAGGGCGGCACCTACGTCGACTCGCGGGTAGCGCAGCTGCTATTTGACAAGATGGTCATCAGGAAAGATAATGTGTTGTCCGCACGGCAAATACAAGTCTTAAAGATGATCGCCGATGGTTTTACCAATAAACGGATTTCCGCCGAACTCGGGATCAGCCAGGATACTGTAAAAACGCATGTGCGTGTTATCTTGAAGAAACTTAATGCCGCCGATAGGGCGCAAGCCGTAGCCAAGGCGTACGATCTGGACATCCTCACAACCAACGCCTGCTAA
- the hemE gene encoding uroporphyrinogen decarboxylase has translation MAFNDRFLKACRREPVDATPVWLMRQAGRYMPEYRAIREKYGFLTMCKTPDIAAEITLQPVNALGVDAAILFADILLPLEGMGIGFEFAKGEGPVIHNPIRTKADVDKIQVIDAEEATGYVAEAIKIVRRELEGRVPLIGFSGAPFTLASYIVEGGGSRDYRYTKALMYSNPAAWHELMDKLCEVVTRYLRMQIAAGAQAVQMFDSWVGALGPADYKEFVMPYSKKVMDNLAGEGVPRIHFAYNASTLLELVREAGGDVIGLDWRMGLDDAWAEVGYDKAVQGNIDPMVLFGPVDYIEKRVKDVLDRAAGRPGHIFNLGHGIHKETPVEHAKAMVDAVHRLSQK, from the coding sequence ATGGCATTCAACGATCGTTTCTTAAAGGCATGCAGGCGCGAGCCGGTCGATGCTACACCCGTGTGGCTTATGCGTCAAGCTGGTAGGTACATGCCGGAGTACCGGGCAATTCGCGAGAAGTACGGCTTCTTAACGATGTGTAAAACGCCTGATATCGCTGCGGAAATTACGCTGCAGCCGGTCAACGCGCTCGGTGTTGATGCGGCGATTCTCTTTGCCGATATCCTGCTGCCGCTCGAAGGCATGGGCATCGGCTTTGAATTCGCTAAAGGCGAGGGCCCGGTTATTCATAACCCGATTCGCACGAAGGCCGATGTCGACAAGATTCAGGTTATCGACGCCGAAGAGGCGACCGGTTATGTTGCCGAAGCGATAAAGATAGTGCGGCGCGAGCTTGAGGGGCGCGTTCCCCTTATCGGTTTCTCGGGCGCACCGTTTACCCTGGCAAGCTACATTGTCGAGGGTGGGGGTTCGCGTGATTACCGCTACACCAAAGCCCTGATGTACAGCAACCCGGCGGCGTGGCACGAGCTTATGGATAAACTCTGCGAGGTAGTAACCCGCTATCTGCGCATGCAGATAGCGGCCGGCGCACAGGCGGTCCAGATGTTCGATTCCTGGGTCGGCGCACTCGGACCGGCTGATTACAAAGAATTCGTTATGCCGTACAGTAAAAAAGTTATGGATAATCTGGCAGGCGAGGGCGTGCCGAGAATCCACTTTGCATACAACGCCTCCACCCTTCTCGAGTTGGTTAGAGAAGCCGGTGGCGACGTTATCGGTCTCGATTGGAGAATGGGTCTCGACGATGCCTGGGCTGAAGTCGGCTATGACAAAGCCGTGCAAGGCAACATCGACCCGATGGTTCTCTTTGGCCCTGTCGACTACATCGAGAAACGCGTGAAAGACGTACTCGACCGCGCGGCGGGTCGCCCGGGCCACATTTTTAACCTGGGTCACGGAATCCACAAGGAAACCCCGGTTGAGCATGCAAAAGCAATGGTAGATGCGGTGCATCGTCTCAGCCAGAAATAA
- a CDS encoding peptidoglycan DD-metalloendopeptidase family protein: MVPFLTPYRTRVFIIAVLALSLLSSTAFASQLDSKRSELKNVKAKIEATKKAQQTADRKKADVLKEIQANDRIINKLQKEIADLKKDIKSISTNRHRTEAELAAMQARLQKTQQELSIAERQLAYKREIYNKRLKGIYKGGKKSIIELVLNARNFGDLLERSALIAKIAENDARLVADMKQTRQGILKNLDQIADQKRVIGKKRLVLVDEENHLHAVKNRVAGRQDLFNRERKRQQQILARVQRNKTQLAKAEDLLMSTSNDIASQIRALERGGRIAVSRGYRASGGGLMWPVSAPITSGFGWRMHPVLGYARFHSGVDLGAPYGTTVGAAQGGTVIMAGWYGGYGNAVIIDHGGGISTLYGHNSSLLVGVGQVVAKGQGIAISGSTGLSTGPHVHFEVRQNGNPVDPLGYLN; the protein is encoded by the coding sequence ATGGTACCTTTTTTAACACCTTACAGAACAAGAGTTTTCATAATTGCCGTACTAGCGCTGAGTCTCCTGTCCTCGACGGCTTTCGCGTCGCAGCTTGACAGCAAGCGGAGCGAACTTAAGAACGTTAAAGCTAAGATCGAGGCCACTAAAAAGGCGCAGCAAACTGCCGACCGCAAAAAGGCTGATGTTCTCAAAGAGATTCAAGCCAACGATCGCATAATTAACAAACTTCAAAAAGAGATAGCCGACCTTAAGAAAGATATCAAGAGCATATCTACTAATCGCCATCGCACGGAAGCCGAACTGGCCGCAATGCAGGCTAGGCTTCAGAAGACTCAGCAAGAGCTTTCGATTGCCGAGCGCCAGCTTGCATATAAGCGAGAGATTTACAATAAGCGGCTGAAAGGTATTTATAAAGGCGGTAAGAAAAGCATCATCGAGCTCGTTCTTAACGCACGCAATTTTGGCGATCTTCTTGAACGCTCAGCCCTCATTGCAAAAATCGCTGAAAATGACGCCAGGCTTGTCGCCGATATGAAGCAAACCCGCCAAGGCATCCTTAAAAATCTCGACCAGATTGCCGATCAGAAAAGAGTAATCGGTAAGAAACGGCTCGTTCTTGTGGACGAAGAGAACCACCTGCATGCGGTAAAGAACCGGGTAGCGGGGCGTCAGGATCTCTTCAATCGCGAGCGCAAACGGCAACAACAGATTCTAGCGCGCGTGCAACGAAACAAAACGCAATTGGCAAAAGCTGAAGATCTGTTGATGTCGACGTCGAATGATATCGCCAGCCAGATTCGCGCCCTCGAGCGCGGTGGAAGAATTGCGGTTTCACGGGGCTATAGGGCATCTGGAGGCGGCCTTATGTGGCCGGTTAGCGCACCGATCACATCGGGCTTTGGCTGGCGCATGCATCCGGTGCTGGGTTATGCCCGCTTCCATTCAGGTGTCGACTTGGGGGCCCCATACGGTACCACTGTGGGCGCAGCGCAAGGCGGAACGGTAATTATGGCCGGCTGGTATGGCGGATACGGAAACGCGGTCATTATCGACCATGGCGGCGGCATCTCGACCCTCTACGGCCATAATTCTAGCCTTCTCGTTGGCGTAGGACAAGTTGTAGCCAAAGGCCAGGGAATCGCGATATCGGGCTCTACAGGCCTCTCAACGGGCCCACACGTTCACTTCGAGGTCAGACAAAACGGAAATCCGGTAGATCCGTTGGGCTATTTGAATTAG